From the Deinococcus hopiensis KR-140 genome, one window contains:
- a CDS encoding 3'-5' exonuclease: MATNPNLVVLDTETTGLEGHVVEIAVVTLRGEMLLDTLIKNIESIEPDAQRVHGITEAMLATAPGFRWVAPTFGTRCEAGRSLSTTRTSFTSDSRPRGKPMGWRTGY; this comes from the coding sequence ATGGCTACAAACCCCAACCTGGTCGTGCTCGACACGGAAACCACTGGACTGGAAGGGCACGTCGTCGAGATCGCGGTGGTGACCTTGCGGGGTGAGATGCTGCTCGACACGCTGATCAAGAACATCGAGTCCATCGAGCCGGACGCGCAGCGGGTCCACGGAATTACCGAGGCGATGCTGGCGACGGCCCCGGGCTTCCGTTGGGTGGCCCCCACATTCGGGACGCGTTGCGAGGCCGGACGGTCGCTATCTACAACGCGGACTTCGTTTACCAGCGACTCAAGGCCACGCGGAAAGCCCATGGGCTGGAGAACGGGGTACTAG
- a CDS encoding phage antirepressor KilAC domain-containing protein, with translation MRERRIFLDAHRNGAEHHNVPYPAYIDREYFALITRPAREGSRVTYTPRVTPKGLAWLQRKMAEQQLLPAPRKGFPWQ, from the coding sequence CTGCGTGAGCGCCGCATCTTCCTGGACGCCCACCGCAACGGCGCGGAACACCACAACGTGCCGTACCCGGCGTACATCGACCGCGAGTACTTTGCGCTGATCACGCGCCCCGCGCGAGAGGGCAGCCGGGTCACCTACACCCCGCGGGTCACCCCGAAAGGCCTCGCCTGGCTGCAACGAAAGATGGCCGAGCAGCAGCTGCTCCCCGCTCCCCGTAAAGGATTCCCCTGGCAATGA
- a CDS encoding antA/AntB antirepressor family protein, whose translation MNPLLFLLDALAGAVAATAWQRQPEREIDEPGLNLRISPSMPALPAHPAGHLDSPPLLTFLEASPMSDLASHRPEMAALMPVHHEEGQLWADARTLRVGRDFSTWVQGRLAETGAVEGEEFSVLDGSPNSGSKWGGSNRRDYWLSLDLAMLERSEAGKQVRRHFIEAEKRLRSQLVLPDFTDPVVAARAWADAMEAQRAEQAARQAAEQQVAVLSPKAETFDALMSADGSYSVSDAAKLLGTGQRRGGYSRSCVSAASSWTPTATARNTTTCRTRRTSTASTLR comes from the coding sequence GTGAACCCCCTGCTCTTCCTCCTCGACGCACTTGCCGGTGCGGTGGCCGCCACGGCCTGGCAACGCCAGCCTGAGCGCGAGATCGACGAGCCAGGCCTGAACCTCCGGATCTCCCCCAGCATGCCCGCACTTCCTGCACACCCAGCCGGGCACCTGGATTCCCCGCCCCTTCTGACGTTCCTGGAGGCCTCCCCTATGTCTGACCTGGCCTCCCACCGCCCGGAGATGGCCGCCCTGATGCCCGTCCACCACGAGGAGGGGCAACTCTGGGCAGACGCCCGCACCCTCCGCGTCGGCCGTGATTTCAGTACCTGGGTCCAAGGCCGCCTCGCGGAGACCGGCGCCGTGGAAGGCGAGGAATTCAGCGTTCTGGACGGCTCCCCCAATTCGGGGAGCAAGTGGGGCGGCTCTAACCGGCGTGACTACTGGCTCTCCCTCGACCTCGCCATGCTGGAACGCTCCGAGGCCGGCAAGCAGGTCCGCCGGCACTTCATTGAGGCCGAGAAGCGCCTGCGCTCGCAGCTCGTCCTCCCAGACTTCACCGACCCCGTGGTGGCCGCACGCGCCTGGGCAGACGCCATGGAAGCCCAGCGGGCCGAGCAGGCTGCCCGGCAGGCCGCAGAACAGCAGGTGGCGGTCCTCTCGCCGAAGGCGGAGACCTTCGACGCCCTGATGAGTGCGGACGGCTCATACAGCGTCTCGGACGCCGCCAAGCTCCTCGGCACCGGGCAGCGGCGGGGCGGCTATTCACGCTCCTGCGTGAGCGCCGCATCTTCCTGGACGCCCACCGCAACGGCGCGGAACACCACAACGTGCCGTACCCGGCGTACATCGACCGCGAGTACTTTGCGCTGA
- a CDS encoding DUF4384 domain-containing protein: MKKFTPYITFLALLPLGHATAAPQLSAQSIIVNPTPTGLNVNIRTNRTVNSQQIPSYAPGDHLEFYTRANKDAYVYLFNVDAQDQVTLLSSNGLRAQGNLLKANTSQRFPEKGEASTFLLTLPQGLNRLLAVASLVPLDFRPLTTQTSAQGEMTPVNVKGQAGLGQALTVALRSVPPQNWTTATTQYTIARRALSGLPELDVKALKTQVNFRQNARLSEVFAAYADHLRAEGYLVTQSQYRQGAAQGVFVRQGAQLRQVMLEVAQRDQTFFVKLMRQK, from the coding sequence ATGAAAAAGTTCACACCTTACATCACCTTTTTGGCGCTCTTGCCACTCGGCCATGCGACGGCTGCTCCACAGCTCAGTGCTCAGAGCATCATCGTCAACCCGACCCCAACCGGCTTGAACGTCAACATCCGCACCAACCGGACCGTGAACAGCCAGCAGATCCCCAGCTATGCGCCAGGAGATCACCTGGAGTTCTATACCCGTGCCAACAAGGACGCCTACGTCTACCTATTCAACGTAGATGCCCAAGATCAGGTCACGCTGCTGTCCTCCAACGGTCTCCGGGCCCAGGGCAATCTCCTCAAGGCGAACACCTCACAGCGATTTCCTGAAAAAGGAGAAGCCTCCACATTTCTGCTGACTTTGCCTCAAGGTCTGAATCGGCTGCTGGCTGTGGCGAGCCTGGTACCGCTAGATTTCAGGCCATTAACAACACAGACATCAGCCCAAGGTGAAATGACACCCGTCAACGTCAAAGGGCAAGCTGGGTTAGGGCAAGCACTGACTGTGGCGCTGCGCTCTGTTCCCCCACAGAACTGGACAACTGCGACCACGCAGTACACCATTGCTCGCCGCGCTTTGAGCGGACTGCCGGAACTTGACGTTAAGGCCCTGAAAACGCAGGTGAACTTTAGGCAGAACGCTCGACTGAGCGAAGTGTTCGCCGCGTATGCCGACCATTTGCGTGCAGAGGGCTATCTCGTGACACAGTCCCAGTACAGACAGGGCGCAGCCCAGGGTGTCTTTGTCCGGCAAGGAGCGCAACTGCGTCAGGTGATGTTGGAGGTCGCTCAGCGAGACCAGACGTTTTTCGTGAAACTCATGCGTCAGAAGTAA